In the genome of Cryptomeria japonica chromosome 8, Sugi_1.0, whole genome shotgun sequence, one region contains:
- the LOC131030477 gene encoding LRR receptor-like serine/threonine-protein kinase GSO1, producing the protein MILVRRFASEMNGVIMIAMLRLCLAMIFVLTISTALQNANTSSSPQAFALHNPHMERRFSVDGGKRDFEALLSFKNGITSDPMRVLSNWTSTNSENVCFWIGVWCRKHTNRVVAVILTHLGLKGNISPSIGDLSLLRTLNLSFNSFTGRIPPQLGQLKALRLLDLRRNELVGSIPKSLANCSQLQWIRLPYNHLTGSIPAEFGVLGKLEHLRLTANLLSGSIPDSLGNCTSLIDFIVGFNFLTGTIPKTIGELKSLELLFPDVNNLTGHIPPELGNCTSLHMLSLATNCLTGTIPKTIRQLKSLQILYLYENNLTGSIPYEIGELKNLSEIFIYKNNLSEGIPESLAGLISLQKLDVSDNQLTGRIPPSIGNCNRLTDLVLSNNNFFGTIPPALNNCTALKRLKLSSNSFNGDLQIHFSSIEILSAHSNNFSVTLPASLGNSPNLTLLDFSKNRLKGELSSHPLENCLQLRVISLSSNELKGDIPLWITNLSRLQVLDLSNNKFGGRIPYHLKSMKGFSDPKVSQDMGNTLYEDIPEIKIKGNEYRLEYVLAANTILDLSNNNLKGEIPPNIGSLSQLRLLNLCENQLEGKIPPSLGQIEPLEQLDLSRNKLSGEIPKELSNLSKLSYWNVSSNRLCGPIPGGTQLMTFDERSYQGNLGCLCGKPLQSCKQTNSSSTVLSPSEMVGKSVWSKLGEQVSMIAVGLGFGIGVGGIISIIVWWDRLVRSMRGPKI; encoded by the exons ATGATTCTTGTTAGAAGGTTTGCTTCTGAAATGAATGGAGTTATAATGATCGCAATGCTTCGTTTATGCTTGGCCATGATATTCGTGTTAACTATCTCCACCGCATTACAGAATGCCAACACTTCATCTTCTCCTCAAGCCTTTGCTTTACACAACCCCCACATGGAACGAAGGTTTTCTGTTGATGGTGGTAAGAGAGACTTTGAAGCTCTACTCTCGTTTAAAAATGGCATTACATCCGATCCCATGCGGGTGCTCTCCAATTGGACTTCAACTAATTCAGAAAACGTGTGCTTCTGGATTGGTGTTTGGTGTAGGAAACATACCAACAGAGTGGTGGCCGTAATTCTCACTCATTTGGGACTCAAAGGTAACATTTCTCCATCCATAGGAGACCTCTCTCTGTTACGCACTTTAAATctctctttcaattctttcacggGAAGAATTCCACCTCAGCTTGGCCAACTGAAAGCGTTAAGACTACTTGAccttagaagaaatgaattagtgGGTTCCATTCCCAAATCTCTCGCCAATTGCTCGCAGCTTCAGTGGATCAGACTTCCGTACAACCACTTGACTGGAAGCATACCTGCAGAATTTGGGGTTCTGGGGAAGTTAGAGCATCTCCGATTGACCGCCAATCTTCTCAGCGGAAGCATTCCAGATTCTCTGGGGAACTGTACTTCTCTTATTGATTTTATCGTTGGCTTCAACTTTCTTACAG GGACAATTCCAAAGACCATAGGGGAGCTCAAATCTTTGGAGCTTTTGTTTCCGGATGTAAACAATTTAACTGGACATATACCGCCTGAACTTGGAAACTGCACCTCTCTACATATGTTAAGCCTTGCTACTAACTGTCTCACAG GGACAATTCCAAAAACCATAAGACAACTCAAATCTTTACAAATTTTGTATCTGTATGAAAACAATTTAACTGGGTCAATACCATATGAGATTGGTGAGCTCAAGAATCTTTCTGAGATTTTCATCTACAAAAACAATCTTTCAGAGGGTATTCCTGAAAGCCTTGCTGGGCTGATCTCACTACAGAAATTAGATGTATCTGATAATCAGCTgacaggaaggattccaccatccATAGGAAACTGCAACCGTCTCACTGATTTGGTACTGTCAAACAACAACTTCTTTGGAACAATTCCACCAGCACTGAATAACTGCACAGCCTTGAAGAGGTTGAAGCTGTCCAGCAACTCATTTAATGGAGATCTGCAAATCCATTTCTCTTCTATAGAAATTCTGTCTGCTCATTCTAATAATTTTTCTGTGACTCTGCCTGCATCGTTGGGCAATAGTCCAAACCTTACTCTTCTTGATTTCAGCAAGAATAGATTGAAAGGTGAGCTTTCATCACATCCTCTTGAAAATTGTCTACAGTTGAGGGTTATAAGCCTTAGCTCTAATGAGCTTAAGGGTGATATTCCTCTATGGATCACAAATCTCAGCAGATTGCAGGTGTTGGATTTATCCAACAACAAATTTGGGGGAAGAATTCCCTATCATTTGAAATCCATGAAGGGATTTAGTGACCCTAAAGTTTCACAAGACATGGGCAATACACTCTATGAGGATATACCAGAgatcaaaataaagggaaatgaGTATAGACTAGAATATGTACTCGCAGCAAACACTATACTGGATCTGTCAAATAATAATTTGAAAGGAGAAATACCACCAAATATCGGGAGCCTATCTCAACTGAGGTTGCTAAATCTATGTGAAAACCAGTTGGAAGGAAAGATACCGCCATCCTTAGGGCAAATAGAACCTCTAGAGCAGTTGGACTTGTCTCGAAATAAACTGAGTGGGGAAATACCTAAGGAGCTGTCTAATTTGTCCAAGTTGAGCTATTGGAATGTATCCTCCAATCGCCTCTGTGGGCCAATACCTGGAGGAACACAACTTATGACTTTTGATGAGAGATCTTACCAGGGAAACTTGGGATGTTTATGTGGGAAGCCTTTGCAAAGTTGCAAGCAGACTAATAGTTCAAGTACAGTTCTTTCACCTTCGGAAATGGTGGGTAAATCAGTGTGGAGTAAACTGGGTGAACAGGTCTCTATGATTGCTGTGGGGTTGGGATTTGGAATTGGAGTTGGTGGAATAATATCAATAATAGTGTGGTGGGACAGACTTGTGCGTTCCATGAGGGGGCCGAAAATATGA
- the LOC131030473 gene encoding wall-associated receptor kinase 2, whose product MKYSLAILLAFFFFFRAEGTNTCYPQTCGYLNIMYPFGINGTNCGEPEFALSCKENGTYGDGKIPFLSTPTGEYQVLNLSTGFLIINTTHLKAKSCGVTETAKAFFELPQNPDGPFTISGTNVFASVGCYAGGNFSSTTPTSNNTPVGGSCSASCMQIYDPTYCNGFGCCQTTFVENWRRVNLSAVPYASPPAGQCIFSTVIDPSTFRLRDPSDRGKWGAGDYGLRIDWAIGDRNCSAANQTGPLACSKNADCQNVTGMPGYACSCKQGFAGDGYNGGTQCTDIDECASEELNNCIPPPWGRCTNLEGSYMCSCARGKGDGVKNCVEKKSILLPLLIGIFSSLIAAPLIAAIIFWGIKRYQKAIVRKKYFRQNGGLLLQDYLSSDRGRRKATIFTEAELEKATNNFSEDQKIGVGGFGYVFRGFLAEGRPVAVKKCKEIDQDQLNQFINEVIILSQIDHRNVVKLLGCCLETRVPLLIYEYVENGTLYDNLYAKDGRFLTWSKRLEIMVETAEALAYLHSSASIPIVHRDIKSANILLDASCSPKLADFGLSRLMQTENSHLTTAVKGTLGYLDPTYFATAQLTDKTDVYSFGVVMVEILTSLKPLSLDRAKEDRNLTTMFLARKRLGHVEDMLDRKVVKSAEPGDVESMLGVANLAEVCLKFDADCRPSMKEVVQELTWIRSKKKREEHPWLPRQNYAHEGLNLSSGNGSDREVEEAMPILVVSRERSTPPHERQKHVRFEETNTTITSSDMNTLSASPFDVESIHSLGGGR is encoded by the exons ATGAAGTATTCCTTAGCCATTTTATTggctttcttctttttcttcagagccGAAGGAACCAATACATGTTATCCTCAGACATGCGGATATCTGAACATCATGTACCCGTTCGGCATCAACGGTACGAATTGCGGCGAGCCGGAATTCGCCCTTTCATGCAAAGAAAACGGCACGTACGGGGACGGAAAAATCCCCTTTTTATCCACACCAACAGGCGAATACCAAGTTCTGAATCTCTCAACGGGGTTTCTCATAATCAATACAACGCACCTCAAAGCCAAAAGCTGCGGCGTAACGGAAACCGCAAAGGCCTTCTTTGAGCTGCCCCAAAATCCTGACGGTCCGTTCACGATCTCCGGCACAAATGTTTTTGCGTCCGTCGGGTGTTATGCCGGCGGCAATTTTTCTTCCACTACGCCGACATCAAATAATACTCCGGTTGGCGGATCTTGTTCGGCTTCTTGCATGCAGATCTACGATCCGACGTACTGTAACGGATTTGGGTGCTGCCAGACGACGTTTGTGGAGAATTGGCGGCGGGTTAATCTGTCGGCGGTGCCCTATGCGAGTCCTCCAGCGGGGCAGTGTATTTTTTCCACTGTAATTGATCCCTCTACTTTTAGGCTCAGGGACCCCTCTGATAGGGGTAAGTGGGGGGCTGGGGATTATGGGCTAAGGATCGATTGGGCTATTGGTGATCGGAATTGTTCTGCGGCTAATCAAACCGGGCCTCTTGCCTGTTCCAAGAATGCTGACTGTCAGAATGTTACTGGGATGCCTGGGTATGCGTGTTCTTGCAAGCAGGGGTTTGCTGGTGATGGTTATAATGGAGGAACGCAGTGCACAG ACATTGACGAATGTGCAAGCGAAGAACTGAACAACTGCATTCCACCTCCTTGGGGAAGATGCACAAACTTGGAGGGATCTTACATGTGCTCCTGTGCCAGAGGAAAAGGCGACGGAGTCAAGAACTGTGTAGAAAAAAAGAGCATCCTCCTCCCCCTTCTCATAg GAATCTTCTCCTCTCTGATAGCAGCACCACTAATTGCAGCGATAATATTCTGGGGCATAAAGAGATACCAAAAGGCCATCGTCCGCAAAAAGTACTTCCGCCAAAATGGCGGCCTCCTGCTACAAGACTACCTCTCCTCAGACAGAGGCCGCAGAAAAGCCACCATTTTTACCGAAGCAGAGCTGGAGAAAGCCACCAACAATTTCTCAGAAGACCAAAAAATCGGCGTAGGAGGCTTCGGCTACGTATTCCGCGGCTTTCTCGCTGAAGGCCGACCAGTCGCCGTCAAGAAATGCAAAGAAATCGACCAAGATCAGCTTAACCAATTCATCAATGAAGTCATAATACTCTCCCAAATCGATCACAGAAACGTGGTGAAACTTCTGGGCTGCTGTCTAGAGACTCGCGTACCCCTCCTGATCTACGAATACGTAGAAAACGGTACACTCTACGACAACTTATACGCAAAAGACGGCAGATTCCTGACGTGGAGTAAACGGCTGGAAATAATGGTCGAAACGGCAGAAGCCCTTGCTTATTTGCATTCTTCAGCCTCCATTCCCATCGTTCACAGAGACATCAAGTCAGCGAATATTCTGTTAGATGCCTCTTGCAGTCCCAAGCTTGCAGACTTCGGGCTTTCCCGTCTCATGCAGACGGAAAATTCGCACTTGACGACCGCCGTTAAAGGGACGTTAGGGTATCTGGATCCCACGTATTTTGCTACGGCGCAGCTGACGGACAAAACGGACGTGTACAGTTTTGGGGTTGTAATGGTGGAGATTCTGACGAGCTTGAAACCTCTGTCACTTGACAGAGCCAAGGAAGACCGGAACTTGACGACGATGTTTCTGGCAAGGAAAAGACTGGGACACGTGGAAGACATGCTGGATCGCAAGGTGGTGAAGTCGGCGGAGCCTGGTGACGTGGAGTCAATGTTGGGGGTCGCTAATTTAGCGGAGGTTTGTTTGAAGTTTGACGCGGATTGCCGGCCGTCCATGAAGGAGGTGGTCCAGGAGCTGACGTGGATTAGGAGTAAGAAGAAGAGAGAAGAGCATCCATGGTTGCCTAGACAGAATTATGCCCATGAAGGACTGAATTTGAGTAGTGGTAATGGTAGTGACAGAGAGGTTGAAGAGGCCATGCCCATTTTGGTTGTGTCCAGAGAAAGGAGTACTCCCCCCCATGAAAGGCAGAAGCATGTAAGGTTTGAAGAAACAAATACCACCATTACTTCATCAGATATGAATACTCTTTCAGCTTCTCCCTTTGATGTTGAAAGCATACATTCTCTAGGGGGTGGAAGATGA